CATCGAGCTCAACGCCGACGAGATTACGCCCATGGTGGCCACGCCCGGCGATCCCGGCAACGGCAAGTTCGTTCGCGACCTGCACACGCCTGTGCCGGTGGAGCTGGCTTACGGCGGCACCTGCACGGCAGGGAAGAACGAGGACATGGATATGTACGCCCGCGTCCTGGCCGACGCTCTGGCGCAGGGCAAGCGCGTGGCCGATTCGGTGAAGTTCTATATCCAGTTCGGCTCGCAGGAGACGCGCGAGTACTGCGTGCGCAAAGGCTATCTCGAAATCTTCAAGAAGGCTGGCGCCATTGTGATTGAGCCCAGTTGCGGCGCCTGCATCAATGCCGGGCCCGGCGTTTCCACGCGTCCCGACCAGGTGGTGATCAGCGCGCAGAACCGCAATTTCCCCGGCCGCAGCGGACCGGGCCAAATGTACCTGGCCAGCCCGCTGACCGTGGCCGCCTCCGCCGTCGCCGGATATATCTGCGAGTACGAGCCTGCGAGCGAACGCGCACTGATTTCAACGTAGAGATCCCTCGCGACGCTCGGGATTTCGGCAGCGGACTCCCGCTCACCCGCCGGTGCGGGTTCGCTCACGCCCGCTAAGCGCCTCAATCTGCGAGTATGAGCCCGCGGAAGCGCGGGCGCTGGCCTCGGCGTAGAAATCCTTCCTGCGCCGTGCCGGACTCGGGATTTCTGTCCCACGCCCGCCGTTGACCGGGCGATTTCCGCCTCCCGGCCCCGGATTGTCTCCAATAGCCTGATTTCCTTTAAGCGGTCAGCTTTTTTGCTAGAATCGAAGGTTGGACAGGCTGTCGCGGTAATCTTCTTTCAGGTTCGCTACGGAGACGACAATCGTATGGCCTATGTGATTGCAGAACCCTGCATCGGAACCAAGGACACGGCGTGCGTGGATGCCTGTCCCGTGGATTGCATCCATCCCAAGAAGGACGAGGAGAAGTTCGCCGCCGAAACCCAGCTCTACATCGATCCTGTTGAATGTATTGATTGTGGGGCGTGCGTGCCGGTGTGCCCGGTGTCGGCCATCTTCGCCCTGGATGATCTGCCGGAGAAGTGGAAGCAGTACACCGAGATCAACGCCAAGTGGTTCGGGCGGTAAGCGCGAGTTGAGTTCGCCGAAATGCGCGGCCGCGGCCGCGCATTTCCGTTTCCAGGATGAAACCTCTGAAAGTCCACAAGCGCCGGTAGCGACCCTGCTTTCCGTCCGCGCATCGCTCCGTTACAATCGAAGTTCGGCTTGTTGTGCGCGTGGGCGTAAGGCGGCGGAACCATGCCCCTGAAGCAGTCGGAAGCGATCGTCCTGCGCAGCTATCCGCTGCGCGAGGCGGACCTGCTGGTGACGTTTTTCACGCGCGCGGAAGGCAAGCTGAAAGGCGTGGCGCGGTCGGCCAAGAAGTCGCGCCGGCGGTTCGGGGGAGCGCTGGAGCCGCTGACGGTGGTGCGGCTCTATTACGAGGATCGCGAGCGGCGGGACCTGGCGCGAGTGGATTCCTGCGACGTGCTGCAGTCGCCGCTGGCGGAGGAAGTGGATTACCCGCGGGCGGTGGCGCTGGGTTACGTGGCCGAGGTGCTGGACGAGCTGCTGCCGGAGCGCGAGTCGAACGACTCCGTCTTCCGGCTGTCGCTCTCGGTGCTGGGGCATCTGCATTCCGGCGCCGTCTGGATGCCGCTGACGTATTTCGACCTGTGGATGGTCCGGCTGACAGGGCTGCTTCCCGACCTGAGCACGTGCCTGAAGTGCG
The nucleotide sequence above comes from Terriglobales bacterium. Encoded proteins:
- a CDS encoding ferredoxin family protein produces the protein MAYVIAEPCIGTKDTACVDACPVDCIHPKKDEEKFAAETQLYIDPVECIDCGACVPVCPVSAIFALDDLPEKWKQYTEINAKWFGR
- the recO gene encoding DNA repair protein RecO, with protein sequence MPLKQSEAIVLRSYPLREADLLVTFFTRAEGKLKGVARSAKKSRRRFGGALEPLTVVRLYYEDRERRDLARVDSCDVLQSPLAEEVDYPRAVALGYVAEVLDELLPERESNDSVFRLSLSVLGHLHSGAVWMPLTYFDLWMVRLTGLLPDLSTCLKCGARLNGSRAFFHPLADGLMCAADKRLASAEMSGASRELAAEMFRAPLESFVGVPWPRTKGADLRRFLAQRIERHIEKKLVTAGMLEKLE